One Klebsiella electrica genomic window, TAACGATCAATCAAGAACAGTAATTGAATTTATCAAGATATTCAATAGTATGGCTACAACGCCACTTTCATTTATTCATTATGATGTCTTATGGTCTTCTGATGTTGTTGCGATGTCTAAAAAAATTCAGTCAATAGCGAAAGAAAATAATATGGAATATGGTGTTATATTTAACGATAACTCGAACGTAAATTCAATGGAGTGGATATTAAATGCTAAGAGAAATATTAATTCCTATTTTGGTGATGGTGCAGTAACACCTGATGACATAATCGTACAAAGCTGGAATAAAGCTCCTGAAACTAATTTTTCGCTAACAGATGAAAATGCGCTGTCGACGTTAGTTCCATTTATATCAACTTATTTAAAGACAAAGGTTAATTGATGTCTACTTATGCCATGAATAACAGTAAGATTGCGCTGGCATTTATTAACGCAATGTTCTACTGTTCTTTGTTATCTTTGTACTTATCATTAAAATTCGTTATCTTTTTCGCAATTGCTTTCTATTTTGTTTTTCGGAGAAAATCTTCGATAGTATATTTTTTCACTAATCTGACTTTCCCTGTACTGTTCTTGCTCTTTATGTTTGCCTATTCATCATCTCAGGGAAACGAACTCAAGTATGTGTGGTTTGAATCCAGGGATATTCTAATAACAGTAATAGAATTGCTTATGCTTAATGCTTTAGTTATGGTGAAAGGAGCTGATGATATTATCAAGATATTGTTGAAAATATCTTGTCTTATTGGCTTTTTAAAAATGATTATCACCGCGTATTGTATCGCAACAGGGATTAACGCATCGGTTCTGGTTGAGACAATTTCCAAGACAACAGGCTGGGAGTTGATGACATATGATGTTGACCAAAGCTTCATCTCTCGTATCCAGTTTCCTATTGATTTATGTTCCTGTTTTCTGATGTACTATGCATCGACCAATTTGATTAAAAAGTTGGGGGGTAGCCAGGTTATTATATTTAGTGGTTTGTTATTTAGTGTATTAATTACAATGTCACGTGCATTTTGGTTTATTGGTATTGTAATGTTTTTACTGGCTATATATAACAACTCTGGTAGCAAGCGTACATTTAAATATATTATCGCAATCGTGATATTACTGTCTTTTGCCTATGTATCGACGTATGAAACTACCAATAAAATAATCAGCGATCGATTTAGCACCAATTTAACTTCATCTTCTGATGAAGCGCGGACCATTCAGAATGGTCTGTTGTATCCGCAATTCGAAGGCGCGATGTTTTTTGGTAAAGGGATTGGATATTATATACCCTATTTCACTCGCGGGGAGGGCGATAACAAGTATGCCTATGAGAGCCAGGTGCTGGCGATGTTCATGAAACTCGGTGTGGTCGGTTTCGCGACATTGTTGTTCTGGTTTGCAAATATAATATTTACCTTTGAAAAATCACTAAGCTTTAAAATTTTATTAACTAAATCTGTCTTTTTTGCTCTATGGATATTTTCTGGTAGTGTTAATCCATTGCTTTTTTCAACACCCGGTGGCTTAGTCTTATTCTTATGTTCAAATATTAGAGCAGATTCCGCTGAAAATATAAGACGAGACAGAAAAATTTAGAGCTTGCTGTGATTTTTAAATTTTAAATAATGAATTATTAGAGTTGATTTGGTTTTTACTATAGCGATATAGAATGTATACGTTTATGTTCTGAGGGTGTTGATGTGAACAAAAATATGTTCAAAAATGCGTTATCTTTGTTTCTGGTACAGGGGGCAGGGTATTTTCTTCCACTGATAACGCTGCCTTATCTGGTCAGGGTTCTTGGTCCTGGTCAGTTCGGGGTGTTGGGATTTTCACTGTCGTTTGTGCAATATTTTACATTGATTGTACAATATGGTTTTGATCTCTCGGTGACACATAAGATAGCAATCAATAAAGATAACAAAAATTTTGTCAGCAAGGTATTTTGGGGCGTATTGATTTGTAAGTCAGGGCTGTTGGCTATTGGAGTCCTGGTGATGCTTGCAATAGTGCTGTTTGTTCCACAGGTTGAAAGCTACAGCACTGTTATTATTTTCTCTTATACATCGGTAATAGGGACTGCGTTGTTACCGACCTGGTTGTTTCAGGGAAAAGAGAAAATGGGATGGATGGCGATATCTAACATATCAGCGAAAGTTGCTGCGTTGCCGTTGCTCTTTCTTTTTATACACAGCCCAAAAGATACCTGGATTGTCGCACTGATTACTGGTTTTGGTTTTATCCTGGGGTCGCTGATTAGTTTCTACTTTATTTACCGGGAGAAGTGGATCGAGTGGAGTATGCCGGATATGCAGATGCTGAAAGATCTGCTCAGGGAAGGTCGCTACATATTCGTTTCAAATATTGCATCAAGTTTATACATCAATAGCATTCCGGTTATCCTTGGGTTGTGTTCTGGCCCCGTTGCGGTCGGGATCTATGTTGCAGCGGATAAAATCAGAATGGCGCTACAAGGTCTTATGAGTCCTATAACCCAGGTGTTCTATCCCCGAATAAGTTATTTAATTGCCACAGAAAAAAGTAAAGGGATGTCGCTGATTCGCAATCTCTTATATAAACAGAACTTTATTATCATGATAATAAGCTTGTTTATGGTGATCTTTTCCAAACAGATTATTATTCTCTTTTATGGTGAAACTTATCAGCCTTCAGTTTCTGTTCTCGCTATTCTGTCGCCGATTTTGCTTTCCATCGGTATCAGTACCGTTCTGGGCTTGCAAGGAATGCTGATCCTGGGAATGCAGAAAGAGTTTAGTCAGATATTATGGATTGGTGCGATACTCAATACTATTATCATTTTCCCGCTGATTTGGCTTGAGCAAGCTGATGGTGCAGCTATGTCAGTTCTGCTGACAGAAACGCTTGTCGCGCTGATAATTATCTATAAAACTAAATTTATCTGGAAACCTTCTCAGGCAGGGTAACAGCACATACAAGAAACTCTGTTATTAGGATCTGAGACCATAAATATTTCTTAGACACTAATAGTATGTTTTATTGTTCAAATAAGAATAATAGTTACTGGTTTCACCAGGGACTAAAAGTCATAGCCACACCTTCAAGCATCATTTTATGCCATAGAATGATCCTGATAAGAAGGTTCTGGAGCAGATTTTGGTTGAATTTAATGAAAATTATAAATCCGCTTCTTATCACAGAACGCGTAAATTAATCTCATCACTTCGTCAGAAAATTGTGAGTCAAAGTGATGCTGAGAAAACCCTTGGATTGGCTGCAGTATACTCATCTTTACTCCATTCGATTGATATTGGCGTGTATGATGATCCTGAGCTAGAACGCTATCTTATTGATAATATTCAGGCACAAGAGCTATTTTCACCAGGTTATTTCTCGACTTCACCTACTAAAGATACTTTGCATGTTATCTCTGAGGGCTATGCATTTGGCGGTCACACTCGCTTAATGATGATGCTGGCAAGTATGCACTCGGCAAAACCTGATCTTCTAGTGACTCATAGTATTGATAGCCAATTACAGAACAGGCTTTCATCGTTGTTCGATCAGATATTTACCGTTGATGACTCGCAATACATTAAAAAATTAGAAAAAATTATTCCTGTCTTAGGAAACTACCAGAAGGTTGTTCTGCATATACACCCTAATGACATTGCAACTGTTATTTGCTGTGGTCTTGTAAAGAAATACCGAAGTCTGGATGTTTATTTTGTTAATCATGCTGACCATGCCTTTTCTCTGGGAAGCGCTATCGCTGATTACTATTTTGTATTAAGCAACTATGGTCAGCATATCAACCGGCATAAAAATATTGCGGGTAAGTATAGTTTTCTTGGTATTCCCATTGAAGTGCCTGCAGTATCAACTAAGCTACCGATTGATATCGGCAGAGCGTCGAGGCTTTCCTTTTTTACTGCAGGTTCTGGGTTTAAATTTTCGCCATTCCGCGGAGCGGATATTCGGCCGTTGGTAAAAAAAATTTTAACTCACTGGCCCAATTCGACATTGACTATTGTTGGTGTCAACCCGCTTTTTAACTACTGGTGGTGGCTGATGAAAATCCGTTACCGCCAGCGTTTAAGGCTGTTACGATTTTTACCTTTTGAGCAATATAAGTCATTCGCAAAAAGTTCTGACTTCTATATCGATAGTCATCCATTTCCTGGCGGTACGGCATTTGCGGAACAAATTCTCTCAGGGCAACGTGGTGTAGGCTTAGTCTCAGCGATTCAGGGTTATTCGCCGGCGGAGAGGTTAAAGTTTCAGCATGTGGATCAAGTTATCAATGGTATAGAAAATTATAATGAGGATGGTATCATTGCGGACATCCATATCATTAACAGCTATGCATCTGTAAAACAGCGTTATCTGGATTGCCTTTATAGAAATACAGCTTGTCAAATTGATATTGAATCATATATGCCATGGAGCGGTGATGAAAAGTACATACGTTTTACTGGAGTTGTATTTACGCCTATTGATATAAAAACAATTCGGTTTTTAATCGCGAAGGAAAGGATTAAGGCAATTAATCTTTTCAGAGCAATGTCATTAATGAATAAGATATACATCCTTTACGCCCTGCTATTTAAGTAATATTGTATAAGTGTTGTTTGAGCGTGTCCTTAGCATAATTTCTAATAAAAGAATATTCATATCTGGTAATGCTCAACTCTTTCTTTTTTACCAACAATAAGGAGATGGTGTTTTATTTTTTAACCATTGAATGACTCATTTTTAATAAACAATGATGTTAATCAAGGTTTTTAATTACTGCTGGAGCTTGTACTTAATTTAGTAATGTAGTGAGCATTGATTGGAGTGTGTTATTTTTATATGGGTAACGTAATTCCATCGTATTATTTTATTCCATTGTAACGAGCATATCCCTGAATATGCTGGAGAGCATCTATTTCTGATTAATTATTGTATAATTTTTAATCAATTTTATTTACAAATGCAATTTTTAGAAATTAGGGTACGACAATTATGAATATAATAAATAAACCATATACTATTTTTCAGTTGCCAGGAATAACTGATGATCGAGGTTCCTTGATATGTCTCGAAGCGATGAAAAGTATACCGTTTGAGATCAAAAGAATATTTTATATTTTTAATAATAAAAATAATAAAGCAAGGGGAATGCATGCCCATAAGAGAGATCGACAGTTTCTTTTTTGTATGGCTGGTCATGTTAGCGTTCACCTTGATGCTGGTATTTTACATGATGTAATTAAACTTGACAGCCCTGAAAAAGGTATACTGGTCGAGCCGATGGTTTGGCTGGAGCTTAAAGATTTCAGCGCCGATTGTTGTCTGATGGTAGTGAGCAATAACACTTATGATGAGCATGATTATATCAGATCCTATGCTCAATTCATTGCAGAGAAAAAGGCATTTGCTAACCATAAACTGAAAATTGGTACTGAGGAAGGAAAAACCGTACGTATTCGCCCGGTTACTATAGATGACTATATTTTTATTCATAATTGCAGGAAATCTGTCGCCAGGTCAGAATTTTTGTCTGAAATTTCTGATAACCCAGAGTTACAAAAAGTTTGGATAGAAGAGTATAAAGTTAGAGAAAGTTTGGGTGAAGAAATGTACTTTATTATAGAAAGGCTTGATACTAATCAACCGATTGGTACATTTCGGGTCTATTCTCCGGAATGGGAACGGGCGCGTGTTTCTTGCGGTAGCTGGATACTTAATGATCAAAAAACACCTTCAGCTGCGATTGAAACCATTATGTTGATAACCCGAATATTGCAGACGTTTGGTCTCAGATACATATTGATTGATACAAATAAAGAAAATAAAACTGTATTGAGATTCATAAAGAAAATCTCGACACGTTTTTATTGTGAAAATGAGACCAATGTTTTCTATGAGATCTGTAGTGCAGACTTCCTTAATAATACGTACAGTAAATACAAAAGGTTTATTGAATAAGGTTGTAGTCATGACTCAAGTTAAATTCCTTAATTTAAAAAGATTAACTGACCAACATAACCTGGAACTTAAAGATGCCTGCGCTCGTGTGATTGATTCTGGAATGTTTATTTTAGGTTCTGAAGTTTCATCATTTGAACGTACTTTTTCAGCATTTTGTGGAACACAGCATGCGCTTGGCGTTGCTTCTGGTTTAGATGCACTCTCTCTTATTTTTAGAGCATGGAAAATTTGCGGAAAATTACATGATGGAGATGAAGTGATTATTCAGGCCAACGCTTATATTGCTTGCGTACTGGCCATTACTGAAAATAACCTATGTCCGGTATTTGTTGAGCCAGACGAGAAAACATATAACCTGGATCCTGTCAACATCGTTCCCGCGATTACAAGTAAAACTAAAGTGATAATGCCTGTTCACTTGTATGGACAGATTTCAGAGATGGACCGGATTAAAGCGATAGCTTCTGAACATCATTTGTTGATTCTGGAAGATTGCTCTCAATCACATGGTGCGATGCTCGGTGGAATAATGTGCGGGAACTGGGGAGACGCAGCGGCTTTTAGCTGCTATCCCAGCAAAAATCTCGCAGCATTGGGTGATGCCGGGGTAATTTCTACCAATGACTGCAACCTAGCAGCGATCCTCTCAAAACTCAGAAATTATGGTTCCCAAACACGTTACTATAATCTCTACCAGGGAATAAATAGTCGGTTGAGCGAAATGCAAGCCGCGTTACTTAATGTCAAGATGAAATATATTGACAATGAGATAGAGTTACGTCGGGAAATATCAAAAAAATATCGAAACTGTATTAAAAACGATTTTATTTTACTACCTGAAACTGATGATATCAACAAACATACGTGGCATTTATTTGTCATTCGTTGCCAGCAACGTGATACCTTGCAGGCTTTTTTATTAGCTTCTGGTATTGAAACATATATCCATTATCCTGTTCCACCTTACAAACAGGAAGCGTATCCTGAATTTAACCATTTATCTTTTCCGTTAAATGAAAAAATACATGATGAAGTATTAAGTCTTCCCATAGATCCATATATGGAACCATGCGAAATAGACTATGTTATCACTAAAGTGAATGAATTTAGTCCTGGAAGAAAATGAAATTCACAGACCTGAACCTTCAAATAATGCGGCATAAGATTAAGTCTCCTTTCTTTATCAATAGTGCCTGGAATTTTCTTGGGATGCTGCTGCCAATGGTAGTGGCTTTTTTTATGATACCTATTGTGATTCATCATATCGGGCTGCCAAAATTTGGTGTCTTTAGCTTGGTGATCATGTTAATCGGTGCAATGACGCTATTTGACTTTGGTTTAACGCGTTCGATTACCCATTCGGCATCAAAGTACTACCATGAAAATAACCCCACCGATTTCTTATCGGCAATAAAATGTGGTTGGGGGATTTTGTCGTTCATCGTTGTATTATTGTCAGTGCTACTTTTTTTATTTTCAGGTTATGTTGCCGCTTTTATATTAAAGACAGACAATAGTCCTCTTTATTCCGAGGTGGTAAATTGCATTAAGATAACCGCTATTGCTTTGCCGTTCGTGATGTCCCAGGCAATCTGCTCCTCGGTAATGGAAGCATTATCTGCATTCAAAAAAATAAATCTTTTCAGAACCCCATTCTGGGTATTGATGTATGCAATACCATTAATCTTTTCATTATTTACTAGCAACATTTTTTACCTTACTGTAAGTGTTTTTTCTTTACGAATACTGATGGCGATTGTGTTTTATTTTCTGATGACGGTAGAAATAAGAAAATTTACGAAACGTAAATTACTCATTGCCCCAGTGTCAAAAAAAATAGTTTTAGAAATTGTCACCTACGGTGGTTGGATCTCATTAGGTAATGTCATTGTGCCCGTAATGTTGTATCTTGATCGCTTTATTGTCGCATCTGTTGTTGGACCTGACATTTTTCCATATTATGGTACACCTTATGAAGTTATATCGAGAATAACTGTCATCACCGCTGCAGTGTGTGGTGTGTTGTTCCCGTTGTTAGCAGGGACAATGCGGAACAATATTATTGAGGCTGATTCCTACTTTAAGAAATCGATTTTCTTAATATTTGTAACAACATTTCCCTGTGCGGTTATTGGCATTGTATTCTCTAAGCTTTTTTTATCATTATGGATTAACCCTGATTTTGCAAGTCAGGCATGGCCGGTTTTTTCATTATTGCTGCTAGGCTTTCTTATTTACGGATTATTTCAACCTGCATTTATCTGGATCATGGCCTCGGGTAAACCCTGGATTGTGACGGTTGTTCAGGTATTTGACTTGTTGACGTATATAG contains:
- a CDS encoding group 1 glycosyl transferase is translated as MVEFNENYKSASYHRTRKLISSLRQKIVSQSDAEKTLGLAAVYSSLLHSIDIGVYDDPELERYLIDNIQAQELFSPGYFSTSPTKDTLHVISEGYAFGGHTRLMMMLASMHSAKPDLLVTHSIDSQLQNRLSSLFDQIFTVDDSQYIKKLEKIIPVLGNYQKVVLHIHPNDIATVICCGLVKKYRSLDVYFVNHADHAFSLGSAIADYYFVLSNYGQHINRHKNIAGKYSFLGIPIEVPAVSTKLPIDIGRASRLSFFTAGSGFKFSPFRGADIRPLVKKILTHWPNSTLTIVGVNPLFNYWWWLMKIRYRQRLRLLRFLPFEQYKSFAKSSDFYIDSHPFPGGTAFAEQILSGQRGVGLVSAIQGYSPAERLKFQHVDQVINGIENYNEDGIIADIHIINSYASVKQRYLDCLYRNTACQIDIESYMPWSGDEKYIRFTGVVFTPIDIKTIRFLIAKERIKAINLFRAMSLMNKIYILYALLFK
- a CDS encoding O-antigen ligase family protein; translated protein: MSTYAMNNSKIALAFINAMFYCSLLSLYLSLKFVIFFAIAFYFVFRRKSSIVYFFTNLTFPVLFLLFMFAYSSSQGNELKYVWFESRDILITVIELLMLNALVMVKGADDIIKILLKISCLIGFLKMIITAYCIATGINASVLVETISKTTGWELMTYDVDQSFISRIQFPIDLCSCFLMYYASTNLIKKLGGSQVIIFSGLLFSVLITMSRAFWFIGIVMFLLAIYNNSGSKRTFKYIIAIVILLSFAYVSTYETTNKIISDRFSTNLTSSSDEARTIQNGLLYPQFEGAMFFGKGIGYYIPYFTRGEGDNKYAYESQVLAMFMKLGVVGFATLLFWFANIIFTFEKSLSFKILLTKSVFFALWIFSGSVNPLLFSTPGGLVLFLCSNIRADSAENIRRDRKI
- a CDS encoding flippase; its protein translation is MNKNMFKNALSLFLVQGAGYFLPLITLPYLVRVLGPGQFGVLGFSLSFVQYFTLIVQYGFDLSVTHKIAINKDNKNFVSKVFWGVLICKSGLLAIGVLVMLAIVLFVPQVESYSTVIIFSYTSVIGTALLPTWLFQGKEKMGWMAISNISAKVAALPLLFLFIHSPKDTWIVALITGFGFILGSLISFYFIYREKWIEWSMPDMQMLKDLLREGRYIFVSNIASSLYINSIPVILGLCSGPVAVGIYVAADKIRMALQGLMSPITQVFYPRISYLIATEKSKGMSLIRNLLYKQNFIIMIISLFMVIFSKQIIILFYGETYQPSVSVLAILSPILLSIGISTVLGLQGMLILGMQKEFSQILWIGAILNTIIIFPLIWLEQADGAAMSVLLTETLVALIIIYKTKFIWKPSQAG
- a CDS encoding flippase; translated protein: MKFTDLNLQIMRHKIKSPFFINSAWNFLGMLLPMVVAFFMIPIVIHHIGLPKFGVFSLVIMLIGAMTLFDFGLTRSITHSASKYYHENNPTDFLSAIKCGWGILSFIVVLLSVLLFLFSGYVAAFILKTDNSPLYSEVVNCIKITAIALPFVMSQAICSSVMEALSAFKKINLFRTPFWVLMYAIPLIFSLFTSNIFYLTVSVFSLRILMAIVFYFLMTVEIRKFTKRKLLIAPVSKKIVLEIVTYGGWISLGNVIVPVMLYLDRFIVASVVGPDIFPYYGTPYEVISRITVITAAVCGVLFPLLAGTMRNNIIEADSYFKKSIFLIFVTTFPCAVIGIVFSKLFLSLWINPDFASQAWPVFSLLLLGFLIYGLFQPAFIWIMASGKPWIVTVVQVFDLLTYIVYLPWLAKHYGIIGAAIGWDLRMVCGFFLIFFIRYLLYRRHLASHRVV
- a CDS encoding DegT/DnrJ/EryC1/StrS family aminotransferase, whose product is MTQVKFLNLKRLTDQHNLELKDACARVIDSGMFILGSEVSSFERTFSAFCGTQHALGVASGLDALSLIFRAWKICGKLHDGDEVIIQANAYIACVLAITENNLCPVFVEPDEKTYNLDPVNIVPAITSKTKVIMPVHLYGQISEMDRIKAIASEHHLLILEDCSQSHGAMLGGIMCGNWGDAAAFSCYPSKNLAALGDAGVISTNDCNLAAILSKLRNYGSQTRYYNLYQGINSRLSEMQAALLNVKMKYIDNEIELRREISKKYRNCIKNDFILLPETDDINKHTWHLFVIRCQQRDTLQAFLLASGIETYIHYPVPPYKQEAYPEFNHLSFPLNEKIHDEVLSLPIDPYMEPCEIDYVITKVNEFSPGRK
- a CDS encoding GNAT family N-acetyltransferase; the encoded protein is MNIINKPYTIFQLPGITDDRGSLICLEAMKSIPFEIKRIFYIFNNKNNKARGMHAHKRDRQFLFCMAGHVSVHLDAGILHDVIKLDSPEKGILVEPMVWLELKDFSADCCLMVVSNNTYDEHDYIRSYAQFIAEKKAFANHKLKIGTEEGKTVRIRPVTIDDYIFIHNCRKSVARSEFLSEISDNPELQKVWIEEYKVRESLGEEMYFIIERLDTNQPIGTFRVYSPEWERARVSCGSWILNDQKTPSAAIETIMLITRILQTFGLRYILIDTNKENKTVLRFIKKISTRFYCENETNVFYEICSADFLNNTYSKYKRFIE